GACATTCACGTTCGAAGTGAATGAAGAGTGGAAAGCCAGGGTCCCGGAGGTGGTGCACGAAGATGGCACGGCTCGTGCCCAGGTGCTCAAGCGGGAATACAACCCGCGTTACTACGATCTGATGAAGGAATTGGAGCGACTCACCGGCAATGGCGTGGTACTGAACACGTCACTCAACCGCCGTGGGGAGCCAATGGTCTGTTCACCGACTGATGCACTGAACATGTTCTATGGGTCGGATCTGCAGTATCTGATCATGGAGGATGTGTTGGTAACAAAATCTGGTTCGGTTAGCCCATCGTGACCGAGTCGAAGCCAACGCGCTGGGTGCTCCAGGTCTGCCATGGATACAGCGGACCGTTCCTCGACTGCGCGCGTCAGTATGCCGCGCTTTTTGATTCCACGGATTACCGGATCTGCACGGTGTATTTGACCGGGGAACCAAGTGACGCAGTCGCGGCGGGGTCTGCATCGGATGAAGTCATCTTCCTTGGCCTGGGGGGTCGCGATATTAGGGGCCTGAAATTCAAGGCCATTCGAGAAATCCGGCGCATCGCCCGTGGTAGGCAATTTTCCTTCTGCATCGCTCACCGTTTCAAACCCACATACATTGCGCTGTTCGCAACCGGCATCCCGGTGATCGGGGTTCAGCACGCGTTCGGCGTGTACGACAGAGTCTCGCGTAGACTGCTTGCGTCAACCTTCCGGTCGAGGCTGATGCTGTTGGGCGTTTCTCAGGCTGTGGCGCGGGATATCGCTGAATCTATGCCGAGGTTTCAGGCAGATCGCATCGAAACGCTCTACAACCGTATCGATGTTGCTGCCGTTCGATCCGAGTTGCTGCCTAAAAGCGAGGCTAGAAAAGAGCTGGGTCTGGATTCTTCGACTTACGTAATCGGAAACGTCGGTCGTCTGCATCCCGACAAGGATCAGGCCACGCTCATCGAGGCTTTCGCCGAGGCGCTTCCCCAGTTGCCGTCCGATTCCAGGTTGTTCATCGCTGGTACCGGGCCGCTTGAGCAATCCCTCAAAAAGCTGGCTGCAACGCTAGGCGTCGGTGACAAAGTATCCTTTCCCGGCCAGGTTCCGAATGCCCGAACGAAGTTTCGCGCGTTCGATAGCTTTGCGTTGTCCTCGGATCATGAGCCATTCGGGATGGTTCTCCTGGAGGCGATGGCAGCCGGGCTGCCGATCATCTGCTCCGACTGTGGTGGCGGCAGGGAGGTCGTGGCGGGGGAGGGAAGATTGTTCCCGTTGGGCGACTCGAGAGCATTAGCCGCTCAGCTGGTAGCTACATCCAGAACCTCGGCAGCGGTCGATTACCCTCGTCTACAAACTGAATTTTCCGACGCCGCTGCGAAGGCCCGATTCTGGTCTCTTGCCGAGCGTTGGGCGCTGGAGCTTCGATGAATCAATCTGCCACCCGTCTCATCGCTGCCTTCGTGGCAGTGACCTGGACAGCATCATGAATATCCTGTGGCTGACGCAGAGCTATGAGGTCCATGCCTTCGATCGACTCGCGGAGTCGCTCGGTGCGTTTGCCAGCGTCACGCTGTCTCCTCTCGATGCGGCGCAGCAGGCAGACCTGTCCGAGACTCTGGCGACCTATGACTTCTCGACATATGATCGGGTCATGACGACGCTCAGAACCAAGAAGGAGATGAAGCAGTGGAAGGTAATGCGCGACATACCCAATCTGGTCATCTTTGAATACGATGCCTGCCAGAATTACATCGTGCAGAGTAAATATCGCGGTCGTTTTTCCACCTATTTCCGCCGCCTCGCACACCCGCGGATCATCGTTTCCGGTGCTACTGTGGCGAACAAGTTCCGCCGTGAGGGCTTTGACGTCCATTTCCTGCCCAAAGGCTATGACGCTAGCGTCATTCACGACCACGGAATGGAGCGAAACATCCCGCTCGGTTTCATAGGTAAGGTGCATTCTGATGTGTACCGTCAGCGAGGAGAGCTTCTCGAAGAGCTCAGCCGCCGCCACGAATTACAGCTCCTGCGTACCGCCCCGGGCCTCGATTACGCTCGGACGCTGGCTCGAATCGAGATATTCGTCTCTGCGGATATAGGCTTGGGCGAGTACATGGCCAAGAACTTCGAAGCGATGGGAGCAGGATGTCTGCTCATGGCTTATGATCACGGCATTGAAGAGACGCGCGCGCTGGGCTTCGAAGACATGAAGAACGTCGTGCTTTTCAAAGATGCCGATGAGTTCGCTGCGAAGCTCGAGACGCTCCGTGCGCGCCCTGAAGCAATCAGAACTATCGCTAGGAACGGACAGCTGCTCGCCGAGTCCCGCTTTGCATTTCAGCGGATGGGGGAGCGCCTGTATGACATACTCGCACAGCCCCTCATGCCCCGTAGCGATAGGCTGTCCTGGCGGGATCGCTGGTTCGGATGAAAAAAATCATATTCATATTGCCGTATTTCGGCACCTGGCCATTTTGGTTCGATTACTTCCTTTTGACGTGTCGTCATAACGCGAGCATCAACTGGCTCATTCTTGGCGACTCGCCTCCTCCTGCTGATGCCCCGCAAAACGTCGCCTTCCAAACGCTCTCGTTTGAGGAGTACAGCTCCTTCGTCAGCGACAAGCTCGACGTCTCGTTTTCTCCTACCCGGCCGTACAAGCTTTGCGATCTGAAACCCATGTACGGATTCATCCACGAAGCGGACATCGTCGGGTATGACTTCTGGGGCTTCTGCGACATGGATGTGGTCTTCGGGGAGTTGCGCGACTTCCTGACTGAAGATGTGTTGGCCCACGACGCGATCTTTACCCATGCACGGCGCGTCTCAGGTCATTGCTCGTTATTTCGCACCGAACGCAAACTGATCGACGCCTTCCAGCAGTTATCAGACTGGCGCGAATTGCTCGAAAGTCCCGATAACCAGCGGCTCGATGAGCGAGCGTTCAGCAAACTGTTCTATCGTCACAAGAACTGGCCGCTAAAGATGCAGACGCTGTTGCCAGGAGGAAACCCGCTGCGAATATCGCCATATTTCGAGGAGCAGCATTCCACTCCGGGTTGCCGTATCCCCTGGCTGGACGGTAGCCAGGAGTTTCCGAACGAATGGCGTTGGCGGGAGGGCAAGCTTACGAACGATCTCGAGTCCCGTGGTTTCATGTACTTCCATTTCCTGAACTGGAAGCAGGAATTCTGGAAAAAGGGCTACCGTGCCGAGGGCGGGCACCTGGAAAAAGGGGAAGCGGTCTGCGATCCGGTCAGTCCGTCAACGCTGGAATTCAAGATCAACCGAAGCGGATTCATTGTCCCTAACTGAACACCACTCGTTCGATGCCGACAGGGGCTGACTGATGCTGTCTCGCTTGCCCGATGTGCTGGGTGACAAACCGAGTACGAAATACTTCTCCGCGGCCACGCTGGTGTTCGTCGCGTCGTTTCTTGTTCTGCCGTCGAGCAAGATGGTGAACAATGTCTTTTACGTTTTCCTCGCAATTCCTGCCGTGGTGTTTCTGCCGGGTTACGTAGCAGCGAAGCGTCTATCCTGGCTGGGCGCGCTTTGGTTGATATTCTTCGGCTATTTCGCCGTCAGGGGTGTATCAGACGGTGACCTCTCTTTCCTGAAGCACCTCCTGTATGTTGCGCTGTTCGTATTCGTGCTGGGTTGTCTGGTGTCACACAGCTTTTTCCAATGGAGTTTTCTGGTCAGGTCGCTCTTCTGGGCCACCATCGCATACGTAATGCTGAACGCGTTGTGGTTGTGGATAGCCGGTGCAGTTCCGGTCGGTGAACGAGTGTTGTGGTTATCCGGCCGGATGGCTGGGCCGATCTACACATCAATGTGGATCAGCATCTGTTTCGGTCTGTGCATAACGACCTGGGTCAGAAACAACCGTAGATGGGAGATGACCCTGGCTATGCTGTGCGCACTGTTTGTGTGTGGGTACGTATTGCAGAGTCGATCGGGCCTGGTCGGATTGTTCATCACTCTCTTTGCGCTCGGATTCATTGCTTCCGACAGCGTGCGCAGATATCCCAAGATCGCTTTTCTGGGGTTCGCTGCGCTGCTGGTGGGAGTGGCCGTGCTGGCTAGCTGGGTTCCTGCTCTGTCCACGTTATGGGCGCGTGGTGACAGCTATCGTCTGGAACTTTGGGAACACTACCTAGACGTCTTGGGCAGGTGCGGGTACTGGCAGGGCTGCGGCATCGATTACTCCCCCATGATCCAGTTGGCAGACGGCATGACGATCAACCATCCGCACAATGTCTACCTTTCCTTGGCGATGTACGGCGGACTTCCGGGCGCTATACTTTTCGTCACGCTGATGGCAGCGGTACTGTTCAACGCAGCCAGGGCGCGAAACATGTGGGGGTACGCGTTATTGCTCGGGTTGATTATGGTCAACTTCGACGGTCATAAGGTGCTCGACAGTCCTAACGAGCTATGGCTGTTGTTATTGCTCCCGGCAGGGCTGGCTTCCGCGACGAGGGCGCTTGGTTATCCCAGCCAACTGAAACCGGCCTCCTGAGCGAACACACGATCTGGGCGCCTCTCTTAAATCTGCAGGCCCCGTCTCAATCAGCCTTCTTGCAGCCGCTTCGGGTGATCAGCGTTTGTTCATAGGCAGCGACGGCAGGCGTGGCAGGAGAAGACTCGATCGCACTTAAAAATATCGCTGGATCGTCCAACTGCATGCGGACTAGATCGGCATGGTCTGTTTCCCACCACCTTGACGCAAGAAGCCGCTCTGTTATGTCGGTGTCGAAGCGAACCTTTATCATTCGCGCAGGATTTCCACCGACGATTGTATAAGGCGCGACGTGCTTGGTGACCACGGCACCGGCTGCAATGACGGCACCGGTCCCAATGCGTACGCCGGACATGATGATGACGTCCTGGCCAATCCAGACGTCGTGGTCGATCACTACCGGTTCGTTCTGTGCGTGATGTGCCTGTCCAGCGTCGTTCGCAAATGGATGGGTGGTAACCCAGCGAACCGGGTGAGTGTCGCGCCCAACACCGATCATCACCCGGTTGCCGATCGAGCAGTACCTGCCGATGCTTTCCACCGCAATCAGTTGCCCGCCGCTACGTATATAAGAACTGTGCCCGATCGTCAGGTCTCGGGTTTCGATGATCACGTCCCCGATTTCGACGCGAGGCTCCAGGATCAGCCGCCCGTCTCTTGGCAGGGCACGCGGCCCTTGTGCCAGCTTGAGCCGATTGCGACGTAACCATCGTTTCCAATAATGATTGACCAATCGGTTCATCTCAGGCGGCCCCGCTGCGGCATCGCTCTGGATAGCTGATCTCACCGACCGTCAAGACACACCAAACACGTATTTGCCTGGGGCGAACTCTGCAGATGTCCGCCCAGATTGAATTTTTCCGCACTGATTGGCTCTCATTGGAAAGGACTGGCTTGGGCTGCCCACTCTTTCTTCGCCGTTTTGACAGATCTGACGGCTCTCGCCTGAGCTGGTAGTGGAATGTCGCGGGTAAAAGAAGGCAGCACATGACGAGCTCCAATGAACTGAGGGTCCTGCAGTTCTGCTACGGTTACGAAGGTCCGTACCTCGACTCGGCCCGCCAATACGCGAGCCTGTTTACAGGCACTCCGTACAAGGTTACAACGGTATTTCTCACCGGCCGCTCCAATGCTGCGGTTGCCTCTGCCTGCAACTGCGACGAGGTTCTCTTCATGGAGTACTCGAGTCGAACGGTACGAGGTTTCAAGCTTAAGGCGATTCGCGAGTTTCGCAAGATTGCCGCAACGCGCGATTTCCGGCTCTGCATTACTCACAGGACCAAGCCGGGCTATATCGCCTGCATGGCCACCGAACTGCCAATCATCTCCGTGCATCATACCTATGGTGACTTCAAGCGTCTCAGCAGAAAGCTGTATTCTCGAGCGTTCCGGCACCGTTTGAATCTGCTCGCTGTTTCCGATTCGATCAAAGCAGACATCCTGTCTTCCATCCCCGGATGGCCGGAAGAGCGAATACATACGCTCTACAACCGTATCGATGTCGCAGCCATCAAACACGCATTATATCCGCGCGATGACGCGCGCGAGAGGCTCGGCATCGCCCAGGATGCCTGGGTCGTGGGCCACGTCGGCCGCCTGCACCCGGACAAGGATCAGGCCACTCTCCTGCGTGGGTTCGCTGCAGCCAAGCCAAACCTGCCGCTCAAGAGCGTATTGGTCATGTGCGGAACCGGTCGGCTTGAGCATGAACTGAAGGGACTTGCATCGCAGCTGAACATTTCCGATCAGGTGATATTTACCGGGCAGATTCACGATGCGCGCAGATTGTTCAAGGCTTTCGATGTGTTCGTATTGAGCTCAAGCCGCGAGCCATTCGGGATGGTTTTGCTCGAAGCGATGGCGGCGGGTGTGCCCCTTATATCGAGCGATGGCGGCGGAGCTCCAGAAGTAGTCGACGATTGTGGCCAGCAGTTCACGGCCAAGGATGCCCTGTCGCTTGCGGCTAGCATGGTTACCGCTTCGGAATATTCTCAGACGGAACTCGAGAGGTTACGCGCGGGAATGGAACAACGCCTGCAGCAGCGTTTCTCAGACGACGCGGCCCGCAATCGATTCTGGTCTCTTCCTGCCTTGCTTGGTGTCGAGTAGCTTCCTATCCACGGATCACGTCGCGTTGCAGGGACTCGAGCAATTCGCCAGGCAGCAGGTCCCAGTCTTCCTGATAGCGCAACAGGTGTTCATAATTCCGGCGACGCATGCGGACTGACAGCGGTCGATTCAAACAGCGCATGTCCGAGATATCGATGAGACCGAATTGCTGCTCAGGGGTCAGCACGATGTTTCCGAAGTGAAGGGAGCGGAAATACACGCCTTTATCATGCAGAAGCGCTATGAAGTCGCCGAGCCCCTCGAGTAATGCCCGCTGTTGCGATTCATCGGCTGTTTTCATCAGAGTGCGAAGCGTCTGACCTGCCAACGGCACGTAATGCACCACTGACCGATACGGCGATGTCATACGATAGGTCTGCAATACTGCAGGGCACGGAATCGCCAGGGTTGCCAGCGACCAAGCGTTGTCGGCGAACCGTTTTGCAGGGGGATAGAACGCTGTCTTCGAAAACCATGACTTACGACGAAACAGTTTCAGATAAGTCCCGTCGCTCAGAAGCAACACCTTTTCCCCATAATGATCCTGCTCGACGACACGTGCGCCAGAACGCATGTTTTCGAATGTTTGTCGCGTCAGCAGCTTCATGTCACTCGTCCAGAAAAGGGCTTAGTCTACCAGCTTGGTTTCGATGGGAAAGACGTTGGGACGCCCCCGGCCCGAACCGCTGCCGCACCCCCTTGTGATAGACTTCGCTGACCACGAACAAAGCGATGTGTACATGACCGATTCGACCAAGAATCCTGGAAATGAAAGCTTTTTGCGCTCCTCGGCGCGCATTTATCTGCGGCTGCTGGGATTCGTCAAGCCCTACTGGTTTGCCTTCGCACTCAGTATTCTTGGCTTCCTGATATTCGCCTCCAGCCAGCCTGCCATGGCGTGGATGTTGCAATATTTCGTCGACGGGCTGACCGAAGGCGGAGGCGCCCAGTTCCTCGGTGTGCCGCTGATATGGGGCTTTCCGCTCTTCATAATCGTTATTGCGGTCTATCAGGGTGTCGGCTCCTATCTGGGCAACTACTTCATAGCGGAGGTATCGCTAGGCGTGGTGCACGACCTGCGCACAGGGCTTTTCAAAAATCTGCTGACGCTGCCGAACCGTTACTTCGATCAGCACAACTCTGGCCACCTCGTCTCGCGGATCACCTATAACACCACCATGGTCACCGGCGCGGCCACGGATGCAATCAAGGTGATCTTTCGAGAAGGCCTGACGGTCGTCTTCCTGTTTGCTTATCTGCTGTACATGAACTGGAAGTTGACGCTGGTTCTCATGGCGATCCTTCCGTTCATTGGTCTGATGGTGACAAGCGCGAGCAAGAAATTTCGCAAACAGAGCAAGAAGATCCAGTTGGCGATGGGTGATGTGACCCATGTCACTTCCGAAACCATCACGGGATACCGCGTCGTGCGCAGCTTCGGCGGCGAGGGCTACGAGACCGAGCGATTCCACACCGCCAGCGAGGCCAATCGGCAACGCGGGCTGAAGATGACGCGTACTAGCGCGATCTTCACCCCCAGCTTGCAGCTCGTGACCTACACCGCAATGGCAGTGGTCATGTTTCTGGTGTTGCTCCTTCGTGGCGATGCCACACCTGGCGAACTGGTCGCCTACATCACCGCTGCAGGGCTGTTGCCGAAGCCGGTGCGTCAATTGTCCGAAGTCAGCGCGAACATCCAGAAGGGCATTGCAGCCGCAGAAAACATCTTCGAGCAACTCGACGAGCCGCAAGAGACCGATACCGGCACGGTCGAGCGCGACCGGCTCGAGGGTCGGATCGAAATGCGCGGTATGGGTTTTACCTATCCGGGCACCAGCAAACGGGTGCTGGACGATATCGACGTGACGATCGAACCTGGCCAGATGGTGGCCCTGGTCGGACGGTCTGGCAGCGGTAAATCCACGCTGGCCAATCTGCTGCCGCGCTTCTACGAGCATACCGAGGGTCGGATTCTCATCGACGGCGTCGACGTGACGGCTTATCGGCTGCGTAACCTGCGCCGTCATATCGCGTTGGTCACGCAGCACGTCACCCTGTTCAACGATAGCGTCGCGGCGAACATTGCCTATGGCGATCTGGCGGACGCCCCCCATGACGATATCGTCAGAGCTGCCGAGGCCGCGAACGCTCGCCAGTTCATTGAGGCGCTGCCCGAAGGTTTCGGTACGACGGTCGGCGAGAATGGGGTGTTACTTTCGGGTGGTCAGCGACAGCGCCTGGCCATCGCCAGAGCGCTCCTCAAGGACGCACCGATACTGATTCTCGACGAAGCCACCTCAGCGCTGGATACCGAATCGGAACGGCACATTCAGAGTGCTCTGGATCGCGTCATGGAAGGCCGGACCACGCTGGTCATCGCACATCGTCTGTCGACCATCGAAAACGCCAATCTGATTCTGGTGATGGATGAAGGCCGCATTGTGGAGCGAGGCACCCATGCCGAACTCCTCGCTCGCAAAGGCTATTATGCACGGCTGCACAACATGCAGTTTCAGGACGAGGCGCCCAGCGCTCAAGCATGAACCGGTCCGCTAGGGCCGCATTACAGGTATCGACAGATTATGAAATTGACCATGCCCCGCTTCGACTCTGCCCCCGTTCTTGTGGTGGGTGATGTCATGCTCGACCGCTACTGGCATGGCCCGACCCATCGCATCTCACCGGAAGCACCTGTTCCGGTGGTCAAGGTCGACCAGATCGAAGATCGCCCAGGCGGTGCCGGCAACGTTGCGTTGAATATTTCGGCACTAGGCGCGCCGGCCTGGCTGGTAGGCGTGACCGGCGATGACGAAGCTGCGTTGAGCCTCAAGCAGCGGCTGAACGCCGCTGGTGTGTTC
The nucleotide sequence above comes from Halopseudomonas xinjiangensis. Encoded proteins:
- a CDS encoding glycosyltransferase, with protein sequence MTESKPTRWVLQVCHGYSGPFLDCARQYAALFDSTDYRICTVYLTGEPSDAVAAGSASDEVIFLGLGGRDIRGLKFKAIREIRRIARGRQFSFCIAHRFKPTYIALFATGIPVIGVQHAFGVYDRVSRRLLASTFRSRLMLLGVSQAVARDIAESMPRFQADRIETLYNRIDVAAVRSELLPKSEARKELGLDSSTYVIGNVGRLHPDKDQATLIEAFAEALPQLPSDSRLFIAGTGPLEQSLKKLAATLGVGDKVSFPGQVPNARTKFRAFDSFALSSDHEPFGMVLLEAMAAGLPIICSDCGGGREVVAGEGRLFPLGDSRALAAQLVATSRTSAAVDYPRLQTEFSDAAAKARFWSLAERWALELR
- a CDS encoding glycosyltransferase family protein, whose product is MNILWLTQSYEVHAFDRLAESLGAFASVTLSPLDAAQQADLSETLATYDFSTYDRVMTTLRTKKEMKQWKVMRDIPNLVIFEYDACQNYIVQSKYRGRFSTYFRRLAHPRIIVSGATVANKFRREGFDVHFLPKGYDASVIHDHGMERNIPLGFIGKVHSDVYRQRGELLEELSRRHELQLLRTAPGLDYARTLARIEIFVSADIGLGEYMAKNFEAMGAGCLLMAYDHGIEETRALGFEDMKNVVLFKDADEFAAKLETLRARPEAIRTIARNGQLLAESRFAFQRMGERLYDILAQPLMPRSDRLSWRDRWFG
- a CDS encoding DUF6625 family protein, with product MKKIIFILPYFGTWPFWFDYFLLTCRHNASINWLILGDSPPPADAPQNVAFQTLSFEEYSSFVSDKLDVSFSPTRPYKLCDLKPMYGFIHEADIVGYDFWGFCDMDVVFGELRDFLTEDVLAHDAIFTHARRVSGHCSLFRTERKLIDAFQQLSDWRELLESPDNQRLDERAFSKLFYRHKNWPLKMQTLLPGGNPLRISPYFEEQHSTPGCRIPWLDGSQEFPNEWRWREGKLTNDLESRGFMYFHFLNWKQEFWKKGYRAEGGHLEKGEAVCDPVSPSTLEFKINRSGFIVPN
- a CDS encoding O-antigen ligase family protein; the protein is MLGDKPSTKYFSAATLVFVASFLVLPSSKMVNNVFYVFLAIPAVVFLPGYVAAKRLSWLGALWLIFFGYFAVRGVSDGDLSFLKHLLYVALFVFVLGCLVSHSFFQWSFLVRSLFWATIAYVMLNALWLWIAGAVPVGERVLWLSGRMAGPIYTSMWISICFGLCITTWVRNNRRWEMTLAMLCALFVCGYVLQSRSGLVGLFITLFALGFIASDSVRRYPKIAFLGFAALLVGVAVLASWVPALSTLWARGDSYRLELWEHYLDVLGRCGYWQGCGIDYSPMIQLADGMTINHPHNVYLSLAMYGGLPGAILFVTLMAAVLFNAARARNMWGYALLLGLIMVNFDGHKVLDSPNELWLLLLLPAGLASATRALGYPSQLKPAS
- a CDS encoding CatB-related O-acetyltransferase, coding for MNRLVNHYWKRWLRRNRLKLAQGPRALPRDGRLILEPRVEIGDVIIETRDLTIGHSSYIRSGGQLIAVESIGRYCSIGNRVMIGVGRDTHPVRWVTTHPFANDAGQAHHAQNEPVVIDHDVWIGQDVIIMSGVRIGTGAVIAAGAVVTKHVAPYTIVGGNPARMIKVRFDTDITERLLASRWWETDHADLVRMQLDDPAIFLSAIESSPATPAVAAYEQTLITRSGCKKAD
- a CDS encoding glycosyltransferase; its protein translation is MTSSNELRVLQFCYGYEGPYLDSARQYASLFTGTPYKVTTVFLTGRSNAAVASACNCDEVLFMEYSSRTVRGFKLKAIREFRKIAATRDFRLCITHRTKPGYIACMATELPIISVHHTYGDFKRLSRKLYSRAFRHRLNLLAVSDSIKADILSSIPGWPEERIHTLYNRIDVAAIKHALYPRDDARERLGIAQDAWVVGHVGRLHPDKDQATLLRGFAAAKPNLPLKSVLVMCGTGRLEHELKGLASQLNISDQVIFTGQIHDARRLFKAFDVFVLSSSREPFGMVLLEAMAAGVPLISSDGGGAPEVVDDCGQQFTAKDALSLAASMVTASEYSQTELERLRAGMEQRLQQRFSDDAARNRFWSLPALLGVE
- a CDS encoding lipopolysaccharide kinase InaA family protein, whose amino-acid sequence is MKLLTRQTFENMRSGARVVEQDHYGEKVLLLSDGTYLKLFRRKSWFSKTAFYPPAKRFADNAWSLATLAIPCPAVLQTYRMTSPYRSVVHYVPLAGQTLRTLMKTADESQQRALLEGLGDFIALLHDKGVYFRSLHFGNIVLTPEQQFGLIDISDMRCLNRPLSVRMRRRNYEHLLRYQEDWDLLPGELLESLQRDVIRG
- the msbA gene encoding lipid A export permease/ATP-binding protein MsbA → MTDSTKNPGNESFLRSSARIYLRLLGFVKPYWFAFALSILGFLIFASSQPAMAWMLQYFVDGLTEGGGAQFLGVPLIWGFPLFIIVIAVYQGVGSYLGNYFIAEVSLGVVHDLRTGLFKNLLTLPNRYFDQHNSGHLVSRITYNTTMVTGAATDAIKVIFREGLTVVFLFAYLLYMNWKLTLVLMAILPFIGLMVTSASKKFRKQSKKIQLAMGDVTHVTSETITGYRVVRSFGGEGYETERFHTASEANRQRGLKMTRTSAIFTPSLQLVTYTAMAVVMFLVLLLRGDATPGELVAYITAAGLLPKPVRQLSEVSANIQKGIAAAENIFEQLDEPQETDTGTVERDRLEGRIEMRGMGFTYPGTSKRVLDDIDVTIEPGQMVALVGRSGSGKSTLANLLPRFYEHTEGRILIDGVDVTAYRLRNLRRHIALVTQHVTLFNDSVAANIAYGDLADAPHDDIVRAAEAANARQFIEALPEGFGTTVGENGVLLSGGQRQRLAIARALLKDAPILILDEATSALDTESERHIQSALDRVMEGRTTLVIAHRLSTIENANLILVMDEGRIVERGTHAELLARKGYYARLHNMQFQDEAPSAQA